A region of Solanum dulcamara chromosome 7, daSolDulc1.2, whole genome shotgun sequence DNA encodes the following proteins:
- the LOC129896877 gene encoding uncharacterized protein LOC129896877 — MADIVKQILAKPIQLADQVTKVADEANSFKQDCADIKSKTEKLAALLRQAARASNDLYQRPTKRIIEDTEQVLEKALSIVAKCRANGLVKRVFTIIPAAAFRKMTSLLENSIGDVSWLLRVSASANDRADEYLGLPPIAANEPILCLIWEQIASLYTGSSDERSDAAASLVSLAQDNDRYGKLIIEEGGVGPLLKLLKEGKLEGQKNAAKAIGLLGRDPESVEHMVHAGVCSVFAKILKEGPMKVQSVVAWAVAELASHYPKSQDLFQQHNIVRLLVSHLAFETVQEHSKYAIVSKATSIHAVVLASNNNSNVNRANENDGKVSVPHPLGNNKSNQMHNVITTTMSMKGLTKTPQENVVNNGVNQTLNHLSKINGTNNVKQNHVNHLQLQHQHQNSVCSTGASNKGRENEDSATKAYMKAMAARALWKLAKGNSSICRSITESRALLCFAVLLDKGTDDVKYNSSMAIMEITAVAEQDADLRRSAFKPNTTACKAVVDQLLGIIKKGDSDLLIPCINAIGNLARTFRATETRIISPLVKLLDEREPGISKAAALALTKFACSDNYLHKDHSKAIINAGGAKHLIQLLYFGEQKVQSPALLLLCYIALHVPDSEALAQAEVLIVLEWASKHAYLSQHEKVERLLQEANSRLELYQSRGSRGFH, encoded by the exons ATGGCTGACATAGTGAAGCAGATCTTGGCAAAGCCAATTCAATTAGCAGACCAAGTAACAAAAGTAGCAGATGAAgcaaattcattcaaacagGATTGCGCAGATATTAAATCCAAAACAGAGAAACTAGCCGCGCTGCTTCGTCAAGCAGCGCGAGCTAGCAATGATCTTTATCAACGTCCAACGAAACGAATCATCGAAGATACTGAACAAGTACTCGAAAAAGCCCTATCAATTGTCGCGAAATGTCGGGCCAATGGGCTCGTAAAACGAGTCTTCACTATCATCCCTGCTGCTGCATTTAGGAAAATGACTTCTCTATTGGAAAATTCGATCGGTGATGTATCGTGGCTCCTCCGTGTTTCTGCATCGGCGAATGACCGGGCTGATGAGTATTTGGGGCTGCCGCCGATTGCTGCTAATGAACCTATATTGTGTTTGATTTGGGAACAGATTGCGAGTTTGTATACTGGCTCGTCAGATGAGAGATCGGATGCAGCTGCTTCTTTGGTTTCGTTAGCTCAGGATAATGATCGGTATGGCAAGTTGATCATTGAAGAAG GTGGAGTCGGACCCTTGTTGAAGTTGTTGAAAGAAGGGAAATTGGAAGGTCAGAAGAATGCTGCTAAGGCGATTGGACTTCTAGGACGTGACCCTGAAAGTGTCGAACACATGGTACATGCTGGAGTTTGTTCAGTATTTGCGAAAATCCTCAAAGAAGGTCCGATGAAAGTTCAATCAGTAGTGGCATGGGCAGTTGCAGAGCTCGCTTCACATTATCCGAAAAGCCAAGATCTTTTTCAGCAGCATAATATAGTCCGGTTACTGGTTAGCCATCTCGCGTTTGAGACAGTTCAAGAGCATAGCAAGTATGCTATTGTCAGCAAAGCCACTTCGATTCACGCTGTTGTTTTGGCtagtaataacaatagtaaCGTGAACAGGGCGAACGAGAATGATGGAAAGGTTAGTGTTCCACATCCATTGGGGAATAATAAGTCTAATCAGATGCACAATGTGATTACCACCACTATGTCGATGAAGGGTCTAACGAAGACCCCTCAGGAGAATGTTGTCAATAATGGCGTGAACCAGACGTTGAATCACCTGAGCAAGATTAATGGAACTAACAACGTGAAGCAAAATCATGTCAATCATCTACAGCTTCAGCATCAGCATCAGAACAGTGTTTGTTCAACGGGGGCGAGTAATAAAGGGAGAGAAAATGAGGACTCTGCTACCAAGGCTTATATGAAAGCGATGGCTGCAAGAGCATTATGGAAACTTGCCAAGGGAAATTCCTCAATTTGTCGTAGCATTACTGAATCACGAGCACTGCTTTGCTTCGCGGTACTCCTGGACAAAGGTACAGACGATGTTAAGTACAATTCTTCTATGGCAATAATGGAAATTACAGCAGTGGCAGAACAAGATGCTGATTTGAGACGGTCAGCGTTCAAGCCTAATACAACAGCCTGCAAAGCTGTTGTTGATCAATTACTGGGAATCATCAAAAAAGGAGATTCAGATTTGCttattccatgtatcaatgctatCGGAAATTTAGCTAGGACTTTTCGAGCAACAGAAACAAGGATCATTAGTCCTTTAGTCAAGCTGCTTGACGAGCGCGAACCAGGAATCTCCAAAGCAGCAGCATTAGCCCTTACAAAATTCGCTTGTTCGGATAACTACCTTCACAAGGATCACTCCAAGGCCATCATAAATGCTGGAGGGGCAAAACATTTGATTCAACTTCTTTACTTTGGTGAACAAAAAGTTCAGAGTCCTGCATTGCTTCTGCTTTGCTACATCGCGTTGCACGTTCCTGATAGCGAAGCGCTTGCTCAAGCCGAGGTACTGATAGTGCTCGAGTGGGCCTCCAAGCACGCGTACTTGAGCCAACACGaaaaggtagagaggttgttacAGGAAGCAAATAGCAGGCTGGAACTTTATCAGTCTAGAGGATCAAGGGGATTCCATTGA
- the LOC129894933 gene encoding cold shock domain-containing protein 3, with protein sequence MAAEGTRLTGIVSRFSNQKGYGFIKPDDGTEDLFVHQSEIKSEGFRSLYEGQKVEFTVTGNGDKYQAVEVTGPDGLALDGGRNGGDGGGRGMGRGGDGLNRRNGNGFLRSGGGGGECYNCGRVGHMARDCDRISGGGGGGGGGGGACYTCGMTGHIARDCGGGGAGSGGGACYTCGMTGHIARDCDRSGGGGGAGSGGCYNCGGIGHMARDCPSERRGGGGTGGGGSGACYNCGLPGHLARDCSRESGGGGGSFGRSSGGGGGDRFGRSSVGGSKCYNCGETGHFARECTSPAVN encoded by the coding sequence ATGGCGGCCGAAGGTACTCGATTGACAGGGATTGTGTCTCGGTTCAGTAACCAAAAGGGTTATGGTTTCATCAAACCTGATGATGGAACCGAAGATCTTTTTGTTCATCAATCCGAGATCAAATCTGAGGGGTTTCGTTCGTTATATGAAGGTCAGAAAGTTGAGTTTACGGTGACTGGGAATGGTGATAAGTATCAGGCTGTTGAGGTTACGGGTCCTGATGGACTGGCTTTGGATGGAGGTCGTAACGGCGGCGACGGAGGTGGTAGGGGTATGGGTCGTGGTGGTGATGGGTTGAATCGGAGGAATGGGAATGGGTTTTTGAgaagtggtggtggtggaggtgAGTGTTATAATTGTGGTAGGGTGGGTCATATGGCTAGGGATTGTGATCGTATCAGTGGTGGAGGAGGTGGCGGGGGCGGTGGTGGAGGTGCGTGTTATACTTGTGGAATGACGGGGCATATAGCTAGGGATTGTGGTGGTGGCGGTGCTGGAAGTGGTGGAGGCGCCTGTTACACTTGTGGAATGACAGGGCATATAGCGAGGGATTGTGACCGTAGTGGTGGCGGTGGCGGTGCTGGAAGTGGTGGTTGTTACAATTGTGGTGGGATTGGGCACATGGCTCGAGATTGTCCTAGTGAGAGACGTGGTGGCGGCGGCACTGGTGGTGGTGGTTCTGGGGCTTGTTATAATTGTGGATTGCCAGGGCACTTGGCAAGGGACTGTTCACGAGAGAGTGGTGGTGGCGGCGGCAGTTTTGGGAGATCCAGTGGTGGCGGCGGTGGTGACAGGTTTGGGAGATCGAGTGTTGGAGGAAGCAAGTGTTACAACTGTGGAGAAACTGGCCATTTTGCAAGGGAATGCACTAGCCCAGCTGTGAACTGA